In Rhizobium sp. ARZ01, a genomic segment contains:
- the hspQ gene encoding heat shock protein HspQ: MKMKNAKFGIGDVVRHRVYPFRGVIFDVDPEFANTDEWWNSIPAEIRPSKDQPFYHLFAENAETEYVAYVSEQNLLPDDSGTPLRHPQVRALMVPDDAGTYHWKVDAGIVH, from the coding sequence ATGAAAATGAAGAATGCCAAATTCGGGATTGGTGACGTGGTTCGCCATCGGGTCTATCCGTTCCGCGGTGTGATCTTCGACGTCGACCCGGAATTTGCCAATACCGATGAATGGTGGAATTCAATTCCCGCGGAAATCCGCCCGTCAAAAGACCAGCCGTTCTATCATCTCTTCGCCGAGAACGCCGAGACCGAGTATGTCGCTTACGTCTCCGAGCAGAATCTGCTGCCGGATGACAGCGGCACTCCGCTGCGCCACCCGCAGGTGCGAGCGCTCATGGTTCCGGATGACGCGGGCACCTACCACTGGAAGGTGGACGCCGGCATTGTCCACTAA
- the glnA gene encoding type I glutamate--ammonia ligase encodes MTTANDILKQIKENDVKFVDLRFTDVKGKLQHVTMDVGCVDEDMFADGVMFDGSSIGGWKAINESDMVLMPDPATVHMDPFFAQSTMVIFCDILDPVSGESYNRDPRGIAKKAEAYLKASGIGDTIFVGPEPEFFVFDDVKYKADPYNTGFKLDSTELPSNDDTDYETGNLGHRPRVKGGYFPVPPIDSCQDMRSEMLTVMAEMGVVVEKQHHEVAAAQHELGVKFDTLVRNADKMQIYKYVVHQVANAYGKTATFMPKPIFGDNGSGMHVHQSIWKDGKPTFAGDEYAGLSESCLYYIGGIIKHAKAINAFTNPTTNSYKRLVPGYEAPVLLAYSARNRSASCRIPFGTGPKSKRVEVRFPDPLGNPYLGFAAMLMAGLDGIKNKIHPGKAMDKDLYDLPPKELKKIPTVCGSLREALESLDKDRKFLTAGGVFDDDQIDAYIELKMAEVMRYEMTPHPVEFDMYYSA; translated from the coding sequence ATGACGACTGCCAATGATATTCTGAAGCAAATCAAGGAAAACGACGTTAAGTTCGTCGACCTGCGCTTTACCGACGTGAAGGGCAAGCTGCAGCACGTGACGATGGACGTTGGCTGCGTCGACGAGGACATGTTCGCCGACGGCGTGATGTTCGACGGTTCATCGATCGGCGGCTGGAAGGCCATCAACGAGTCGGACATGGTGCTGATGCCGGATCCGGCAACCGTCCACATGGACCCCTTCTTCGCCCAGTCCACGATGGTCATCTTCTGTGACATCCTGGATCCCGTCTCGGGTGAATCCTACAACCGCGATCCGCGCGGCATCGCCAAGAAGGCCGAAGCCTACCTGAAGGCCTCCGGCATCGGCGACACCATCTTCGTCGGCCCCGAACCGGAGTTCTTCGTTTTCGACGACGTCAAGTACAAGGCTGACCCCTACAACACCGGCTTCAAGCTCGATTCCACGGAACTGCCGTCAAACGACGACACCGACTATGAGACCGGCAACCTCGGCCACCGTCCGCGCGTCAAAGGCGGCTACTTCCCGGTCCCGCCGATCGACAGCTGCCAGGACATGCGCTCCGAAATGCTGACCGTCATGGCTGAAATGGGCGTCGTCGTCGAGAAGCAGCACCATGAAGTGGCTGCCGCGCAGCACGAACTTGGCGTCAAGTTCGACACGCTGGTGCGCAACGCCGACAAAATGCAGATCTACAAGTACGTCGTCCATCAGGTCGCCAACGCCTATGGCAAGACGGCAACATTCATGCCGAAGCCGATTTTCGGCGACAACGGCTCGGGCATGCACGTGCACCAGTCGATCTGGAAGGACGGTAAGCCGACGTTCGCTGGCGACGAGTATGCTGGTCTCTCTGAGTCCTGCCTCTACTACATCGGTGGCATCATCAAGCACGCCAAGGCGATCAACGCCTTCACCAACCCGACGACGAACTCCTACAAGCGTCTCGTCCCGGGCTATGAGGCTCCGGTCCTGCTTGCCTACTCCGCACGCAACCGCTCGGCATCGTGCCGCATTCCGTTCGGCACCGGCCCGAAGTCCAAGCGCGTCGAGGTCCGCTTCCCCGACCCGCTCGGCAACCCGTACCTCGGCTTCGCCGCCATGCTGATGGCAGGCCTCGACGGCATCAAGAACAAGATCCATCCCGGCAAGGCCATGGACAAGGATCTTTACGACCTGCCGCCGAAGGAACTCAAGAAGATCCCGACCGTCTGCGGCAGCTTGCGCGAAGCACTGGAAAGCCTCGACAAGGATCGCAAGTTCCTGACGGCCGGCGGTGTCTTCGACGACGACCAGATCGACGCCTACATCGAACTGAAGATGGCAGAGGTCATGCGCTACGAGATGACCCCGCACCCGGTCGAATTCGACATGTACTACTCGGCCTGA
- a CDS encoding P-II family nitrogen regulator: MKKIEAIIKPFKLDEVKEALQEVGLQGITVTEAKGFGRQKGHTELYRGAEYVVDFLPKVKVEVVLADENVEAVIEAIRNAAQTGRIGDGKIFVSNVEEVIRIRTGETGIDAI, encoded by the coding sequence ATGAAAAAGATCGAGGCGATCATAAAGCCCTTCAAGCTGGACGAAGTGAAGGAAGCTCTTCAGGAAGTCGGCCTGCAAGGCATCACCGTCACCGAAGCAAAGGGCTTCGGGCGCCAGAAGGGGCACACGGAGCTCTATCGCGGCGCCGAGTACGTGGTCGATTTTCTGCCGAAGGTTAAGGTCGAAGTCGTCTTGGCAGACGAGAACGTCGAGGCTGTCATCGAGGCGATCCGCAATGCCGCCCAGACCGGGCGTATCGGCGACGGCAAGATCTTTGTTTCCAACGTTGAAGAAGTCATCCGCATCCGTACCGGCGAAACCGGTATCGACGCCATCTAA
- a CDS encoding NAD(P)H-hydrate dehydratase: MHIDLETLVVTPAEMDGIDQAAADSGIDSFALMERAGQAVAAAALRHYPAALRFVVLAGPGNNGGDGYVAARALAASGCVVELFAFGSPSAQGEAGKARKRYLGAVRPLSDFMPRVGDVVVDALFGAGLSRNLDGEVCAIIEQVNGLAIPVVAIDLPSGVDGRTGEVRGAALQATRTITFMCRKPGHLLMPGRALCGATEAFDIGIPARIVSMASHHLRVNGPALWRMSLPHAGAGAHKYDHGHLAVFSGGRLATGAARLSAVAGLKVGAGLVTLLSPAEAAGENATHLTAVMLRQIDNVEALKTLLADPRLSAFILGPGFGDLARARDYVMALRERPLLLDADGITAFRDRPQELFDAFAGGATHLVLTPHDGEFARIFPDVAADTALSKVERARQAARRSHAVIVLKGADTVIAAPDGRALINVNAPPSLATAGSGDVLSGIIGAHLAQGMPAFEAAAAGVWRHGEAGRRAGNGSTAENLINFLNGFDQIK, translated from the coding sequence ATGCACATTGACCTTGAGACACTCGTTGTCACGCCCGCCGAAATGGACGGCATCGACCAGGCGGCTGCGGACAGCGGCATTGACAGCTTCGCGTTGATGGAGCGGGCCGGCCAGGCCGTGGCTGCGGCGGCCTTGCGGCACTATCCCGCCGCATTGCGCTTTGTGGTTCTTGCCGGGCCGGGCAACAACGGTGGCGACGGTTATGTGGCCGCGCGCGCGCTCGCCGCGTCCGGATGCGTTGTCGAATTGTTTGCTTTCGGATCTCCATCGGCCCAGGGAGAGGCCGGCAAGGCGAGGAAGCGCTACCTGGGGGCCGTTCGGCCGCTATCGGACTTCATGCCACGGGTGGGTGACGTCGTCGTCGATGCTCTTTTCGGCGCAGGGCTATCGCGTAACCTCGACGGTGAAGTCTGCGCGATTATCGAGCAGGTCAATGGACTCGCGATCCCGGTCGTGGCCATTGATCTTCCTTCCGGCGTGGATGGTCGCACGGGGGAGGTACGAGGCGCGGCACTGCAGGCTACCCGCACGATCACGTTCATGTGCCGGAAGCCTGGACACCTGCTGATGCCAGGGCGAGCGCTGTGCGGGGCCACCGAAGCTTTTGATATCGGCATTCCCGCCCGGATCGTATCGATGGCGTCCCACCACCTGCGCGTCAACGGGCCAGCTCTCTGGCGAATGAGCCTGCCGCATGCCGGGGCGGGTGCCCATAAATATGACCACGGCCATCTCGCGGTATTCTCCGGCGGGAGGCTCGCAACGGGCGCGGCGCGTTTGTCTGCCGTCGCCGGCTTGAAAGTCGGGGCAGGGTTGGTGACGTTGCTTTCACCAGCCGAGGCCGCTGGAGAGAATGCGACCCATTTGACTGCAGTCATGCTTCGGCAGATCGACAATGTGGAGGCGTTGAAGACGCTGCTCGCCGATCCGCGGCTTTCGGCCTTCATTCTTGGTCCCGGCTTTGGCGACTTGGCCCGGGCGCGCGACTACGTAATGGCACTTCGCGAACGTCCGCTGCTGCTGGATGCGGACGGTATTACGGCCTTTCGTGACAGGCCGCAGGAGCTTTTCGATGCTTTCGCAGGTGGGGCGACCCATCTCGTGCTTACGCCACACGACGGCGAGTTCGCGCGCATTTTTCCGGATGTTGCCGCCGACACCGCGTTGTCGAAGGTGGAACGGGCGAGACAGGCCGCCAGACGCAGCCACGCCGTGATTGTCCTTAAAGGTGCCGACACCGTCATCGCAGCACCGGATGGCCGTGCCCTTATCAACGTCAATGCGCCACCCTCGCTGGCAACGGCTGGCTCCGGCGATGTGCTCTCTGGCATCATCGGTGCCCATCTGGCGCAGGGCATGCCGGCCTTCGAAGCTGCAGCTGCCGGTGTCTGGCGCCACGGCGAGGCGGGCCGGCGCGCCGGCAACGGGTCGACGGCGGAAAACCTCATCAATTTCCTGAATGGCTTCGATCAAATCAAATGA
- a CDS encoding EamA family transporter, which translates to MGLIDIALLVLVAAVWGFNFVVIKIGIANFPPILFSALRFLFAALPLVFFLPRPAVSWRLILGIGLVLGVVKFSFLFIGMDVGLSAGLASLLLQSQAFFTVILAALIYRDRPRPVQVSGILVAFAGMAVIATTVDGGFTFAGLALVLAAGLAWACANLLMKKVGSVDMLSLMVWVSLVPPIPLAIISLATEGLDRDLAALQALSWQGLGAVAYIAYVATIFGFGVWGYMIRKHGVSTVAPFSLLVPVFGMSSSALVLGESFGPIRLASAVCVVCGLVLTALGPRLIDRTRRPISAA; encoded by the coding sequence ATGGGCCTGATCGATATCGCTCTCCTCGTGCTCGTGGCCGCTGTCTGGGGCTTCAATTTCGTCGTCATCAAGATCGGCATCGCCAATTTCCCGCCGATCCTCTTTTCGGCGCTGCGCTTCCTCTTCGCCGCCCTGCCGCTCGTCTTTTTCCTGCCGCGACCGGCGGTATCCTGGCGGCTCATTCTGGGTATCGGCCTCGTACTGGGCGTGGTGAAATTCAGTTTCCTGTTCATCGGCATGGATGTCGGTCTTTCGGCCGGCCTTGCCTCGCTGCTGCTGCAATCGCAGGCCTTCTTCACCGTCATCCTGGCAGCACTGATCTACAGAGACCGGCCACGGCCGGTCCAGGTGTCCGGCATCCTGGTCGCCTTTGCCGGCATGGCCGTGATCGCGACCACCGTCGATGGCGGCTTCACCTTTGCGGGCCTTGCCCTCGTGCTTGCCGCAGGCCTTGCCTGGGCCTGCGCAAATCTGCTGATGAAGAAGGTCGGCAGCGTCGACATGCTCTCGCTGATGGTGTGGGTAAGCCTGGTTCCGCCAATTCCCCTTGCGATCATCTCGCTTGCGACTGAGGGTTTGGACCGAGACCTCGCGGCGCTACAAGCCCTCTCGTGGCAAGGGCTGGGGGCGGTTGCCTATATCGCCTACGTCGCGACGATCTTCGGCTTTGGGGTCTGGGGTTACATGATCCGAAAACACGGTGTCTCGACAGTGGCGCCGTTCTCACTGCTTGTCCCAGTCTTCGGTATGAGCTCATCAGCGCTGGTACTCGGCGAGAGCTTCGGCCCGATCCGGCTCGCTAGCGCGGTCTGCGTCGTCTGCGGGCTCGTCCTCACGGCGCTCGGACCGCGCCTCATCGACCGAACCCGCCGTCCGATTTCCGCTGCCTAA
- a CDS encoding DUF72 domain-containing protein codes for MSKSGTIRTGIGGWTFEPWEGTFYPEKLSKKRQLEFASRELTAVEVNGTYYSSQKPETFAKWASEVPEGFVFSLKASRYSTNRKVLGDAGESIERFLTQGLTELGPHLGPILWQFAPTKKFEPDDFEAFLKLLPEKLDGLPLRHALEARHPSFMVPEFAALARKYKAAIVYAHHDEYPEMADVTADFVYARLQRGSDDMPTCYPPKALDEWANRMKIWADGGQPDDLPLVDPQHEAPKQPRDVFAFFITSGKVNAPNGARELQKRAQPRE; via the coding sequence ATGAGCAAATCCGGAACCATACGAACCGGCATCGGTGGCTGGACCTTCGAGCCCTGGGAGGGCACGTTCTATCCCGAAAAGCTGTCGAAAAAGCGCCAACTCGAATTCGCCAGCCGTGAACTGACGGCGGTTGAGGTGAACGGGACCTATTACAGTTCCCAGAAGCCGGAGACCTTCGCAAAGTGGGCCTCGGAGGTTCCTGAAGGTTTCGTCTTTTCGCTCAAGGCAAGTCGATACTCGACGAACCGCAAGGTGTTGGGGGACGCCGGCGAATCCATCGAGCGCTTCCTGACGCAAGGCCTGACAGAATTGGGGCCGCATCTTGGCCCGATCCTCTGGCAATTCGCGCCGACCAAAAAGTTCGAGCCTGACGATTTCGAGGCATTCCTCAAGCTTCTACCGGAAAAGCTGGACGGGTTGCCCTTGCGCCACGCGCTGGAAGCGCGCCACCCCTCCTTCATGGTGCCGGAGTTTGCGGCGCTCGCGCGCAAGTACAAGGCTGCGATCGTCTACGCCCATCACGACGAGTACCCGGAGATGGCCGACGTCACGGCGGATTTTGTGTATGCCCGGCTGCAGCGGGGCTCGGACGACATGCCGACCTGTTATCCGCCAAAAGCGCTCGACGAATGGGCCAACCGGATGAAAATCTGGGCGGATGGAGGCCAGCCGGACGATTTGCCGTTGGTCGACCCGCAGCACGAGGCGCCCAAGCAACCGCGTGACGTCTTCGCCTTCTTCATCACGTCGGGCAAGGTCAATGCGCCAAATGGCGCAAGGGAATTGCAAAAGCGCGCCCAACCGCGGGAGTAA
- a CDS encoding glutathione S-transferase family protein, whose amino-acid sequence MILIGQYDSSYVRRVAIAMRLYDLPFEHRPWSVFSQREKVQAINPLMRVPTLVLDDGDIVADSNSILDYVDGLVPAEQRLTPQAEPERRQALKVLTFATGFADKGVSLFYELHLHETPSTYFVERCRSQISTVLGALEAERVVRPHQFWFGRITHADIAVACAWRHVSEAHPGLIIPAAYPALAAHCASMEAMPVFQEISQPFFVST is encoded by the coding sequence ATGATCCTGATCGGCCAGTATGACTCGTCCTATGTGCGTCGCGTTGCGATCGCCATGCGCCTCTATGACCTGCCTTTCGAACACCGGCCCTGGTCGGTGTTCAGCCAGCGCGAGAAGGTGCAGGCGATCAATCCGCTGATGCGGGTCCCGACCCTGGTGCTCGATGACGGCGACATCGTTGCCGACAGCAATTCCATCCTGGACTATGTCGACGGGCTGGTACCGGCAGAGCAGCGTCTGACGCCGCAGGCCGAGCCGGAACGACGGCAGGCGTTGAAGGTGCTGACGTTCGCCACCGGCTTTGCCGACAAGGGCGTCAGCCTGTTCTACGAGTTGCACCTGCATGAGACCCCGTCGACCTATTTCGTCGAGCGCTGCCGCTCACAGATTTCGACAGTGCTCGGGGCTCTCGAGGCCGAGCGTGTCGTGCGGCCTCATCAATTCTGGTTTGGGCGGATCACCCATGCGGACATCGCTGTCGCATGCGCCTGGCGCCACGTAAGCGAGGCGCATCCGGGTCTCATCATCCCGGCTGCCTATCCCGCGCTTGCCGCACATTGCGCTAGCATGGAGGCCATGCCGGTATTCCAGGAAATTTCGCAGCCCTTCTTTGTGTCGACTTAG
- the uvrA gene encoding excinuclease ABC subunit UvrA, translated as MSELKTISIRGAREHNLKGIDLDLPRNKLIVMTGLSGSGKSSLAFDTIYAEGQRRYVESLSAYARQFLEMMQKPDVDQIDGLSPAISIEQKTTSKNPRSTVGTVTEIYDYMRLLFARVGVPYSPATGLPIESQTVSQMVDRVIDFGEGTRLYILAPIVRGRKGEYKKELAELMKKGFQRVKVDGQFYEIADVPALDKKYKHDIDVVVDRVVVRPDLAARLADSLETCLKLADGLAIAEFADKPLPPEETAAGGAANKSLNETHERVLFSEKFACPVSGFTIPEIEPRLFSFNNPFGACPTCDGLGSQQKIDPDLIVPEPQRTLRDGAIAPWAKSSSPYYNQTLEALGAAYGFKLSNRWSDLSAEGQKAILYGTDEKIEFHYQDGARSYKTSKTFEGIVPNLERRWKETDSAWAREEIERYMSAAPCPACNGFRLKPEALAVKIDKLHIGHVTDMSIRVARDWFDTLPGHMNAKQNEIAVRILKEIRERLRFLNDVGLEYLSLSRNSGTLSGGESQRIRLASQIGSGLTGVLYVLDEPSIGLHQRDNARLLDTLRHLRDIGNTVIVVEHDEDAILTADYVVDIGPAAGIHGGEVIAQGAPSDIMANSRSLTGKYLSGELAVAVPAERRKPKKKKEITVVGARANNLKNVTASIPLGVFTAVTGVSGGGKSTFLIETLYKSAARRVMGAREIPAEHDRIDGFEYIDKVIDIDQSPIGRTPRSNPATYTGAFTPIRDWFAGLPEAKARGYQPGRFSFNVKGGRCEACQGDGVIKIEMHFLPDVYVTCDVCHGKRYNRETLDVHFKGKSIADVLDMTVEEGVEFFAAVPAVRDKLVTLNQVGLGYIKVGQQANTLSGGEAQRVKLAKELSKRSTGRTLYILDEPTTGLHFHDVAKLLEVLHELVNQGNSVVVIEHNLEVIKTADWIIDFGPEGGDGGGEVIAQGTPEDVVKVERSYTGHFLKELLERRPMRKAAAE; from the coding sequence ATGAGCGAACTCAAGACCATTTCCATTCGCGGCGCACGCGAGCACAATCTCAAGGGCATCGACCTCGACCTGCCGCGCAACAAGCTGATCGTCATGACCGGCCTTTCGGGGTCGGGCAAGTCCTCGCTGGCCTTCGATACGATTTATGCGGAGGGCCAGCGCCGCTACGTCGAAAGCCTTTCGGCCTATGCCCGCCAGTTTCTGGAGATGATGCAGAAGCCGGACGTCGACCAGATCGACGGTCTGTCGCCGGCGATCTCGATCGAGCAGAAAACGACGTCCAAGAACCCGCGCTCGACCGTCGGAACAGTCACCGAGATCTACGACTACATGCGCCTGCTGTTTGCTCGCGTCGGCGTGCCCTACTCTCCCGCAACCGGGCTGCCGATCGAGAGCCAGACGGTCAGCCAGATGGTCGATCGCGTCATCGACTTCGGAGAGGGAACCCGTCTTTATATTCTGGCGCCGATCGTTCGCGGCCGCAAGGGCGAGTACAAGAAGGAACTCGCCGAGCTGATGAAGAAGGGCTTTCAGCGCGTCAAGGTGGATGGCCAGTTCTACGAGATCGCCGACGTGCCGGCGCTCGACAAGAAGTACAAGCACGACATTGACGTGGTGGTCGATCGCGTCGTGGTGCGCCCGGATCTCGCCGCCCGCCTCGCTGACAGCCTCGAGACCTGCCTCAAGCTGGCCGATGGGCTGGCGATCGCCGAATTCGCCGACAAGCCGCTTCCTCCGGAAGAAACTGCGGCAGGCGGCGCGGCCAACAAGTCGCTGAACGAGACGCACGAGCGGGTGCTGTTCTCGGAAAAGTTCGCCTGCCCGGTTTCCGGCTTTACGATCCCGGAAATCGAGCCGCGGCTGTTTTCATTCAACAATCCATTCGGCGCCTGCCCGACCTGTGATGGCCTCGGCAGCCAGCAGAAGATCGATCCCGACCTCATCGTGCCGGAACCGCAGCGGACGTTGCGCGACGGCGCGATCGCCCCCTGGGCCAAGTCTTCCTCTCCCTACTACAACCAGACGCTGGAAGCGCTGGGTGCGGCCTATGGCTTCAAGCTCTCCAACCGCTGGTCCGATCTATCCGCCGAGGGGCAGAAAGCCATCCTCTACGGAACCGACGAGAAGATCGAATTCCACTACCAGGACGGCGCGCGCTCCTACAAGACATCCAAGACCTTCGAAGGAATCGTGCCGAACCTAGAGCGGCGCTGGAAGGAGACGGATTCGGCCTGGGCCCGCGAGGAGATCGAGCGCTACATGTCCGCCGCCCCCTGCCCGGCCTGCAACGGCTTCCGCCTGAAGCCGGAGGCGCTAGCGGTGAAGATCGACAAGTTGCACATCGGCCACGTCACCGACATGTCGATCCGCGTTGCCCGAGACTGGTTCGATACCCTACCCGGTCACATGAATGCCAAGCAAAACGAAATTGCGGTGCGCATTCTCAAGGAAATCCGCGAGCGCTTGCGCTTCCTGAACGATGTCGGTCTCGAATACCTCAGCCTTTCGCGCAATTCCGGCACGCTTTCGGGCGGCGAAAGCCAGCGCATCCGGCTCGCCTCGCAGATCGGTTCGGGCCTGACGGGCGTGCTCTATGTTCTCGACGAACCCTCAATCGGCCTGCACCAGCGCGACAATGCCCGCCTGCTCGACACGCTGCGCCACCTGCGCGACATCGGCAACACGGTGATCGTCGTTGAACACGACGAGGATGCGATCCTGACGGCCGATTATGTCGTCGACATCGGTCCCGCCGCCGGCATCCACGGTGGTGAGGTGATCGCCCAGGGAGCGCCGTCTGACATCATGGCCAACTCTAGGTCGCTGACCGGCAAATATCTTTCCGGCGAACTTGCCGTTGCCGTCCCGGCCGAGCGGCGCAAGCCGAAAAAGAAGAAGGAAATCACCGTTGTCGGCGCACGTGCCAACAATCTGAAGAATGTCACGGCTTCCATCCCGCTTGGCGTGTTCACGGCCGTCACAGGCGTCTCGGGCGGCGGCAAGTCGACGTTCCTGATCGAAACACTCTACAAGTCCGCAGCCCGGCGCGTAATGGGCGCTCGGGAAATCCCGGCGGAACACGACCGTATCGACGGTTTCGAGTACATCGACAAGGTGATCGACATCGACCAGTCGCCGATCGGCCGCACGCCGCGCTCGAACCCGGCGACCTATACCGGTGCCTTCACGCCGATCCGCGACTGGTTTGCCGGCCTGCCGGAAGCAAAGGCCCGCGGCTATCAGCCGGGCCGCTTCTCCTTCAATGTCAAGGGCGGCCGCTGCGAGGCCTGCCAGGGCGACGGCGTCATCAAGATCGAGATGCACTTCCTGCCTGACGTCTACGTGACCTGCGACGTCTGCCACGGCAAGCGCTACAACCGCGAGACGCTCGACGTGCACTTCAAGGGCAAGTCGATCGCCGACGTGCTGGACATGACGGTCGAGGAAGGCGTCGAGTTCTTCGCCGCCGTTCCGGCCGTGCGCGACAAGCTGGTGACGTTGAATCAGGTCGGGCTCGGCTACATCAAGGTTGGGCAACAGGCAAACACGCTTTCGGGCGGCGAAGCGCAGCGCGTCAAGCTCGCGAAGGAGCTATCCAAGCGCTCGACCGGTCGCACGCTCTACATTCTTGACGAACCGACAACCGGCTTGCATTTTCATGACGTAGCGAAGTTGCTTGAAGTGCTGCATGAGCTTGTCAACCAGGGCAACTCAGTTGTCGTGATCGAGCACAACCTGGAAGTGATCAAGACTGCTGACTGGATCATAGACTTCGGTCCCGAAGGCGGCGATGGCGGCGGCGAGGTGATCGCGCAGGGAACGCCGGAGGACGTGGTAAAAGTTGAGCGCTCCTATACCGGGCATTTCCTGAAGGAACTGCTGGAGCGGCGACCGATGCGGAAGGCGGCGGCGGAGTAG
- a CDS encoding single-stranded DNA-binding protein, which yields MAGSVNKVILIGNVGADPEIRRTQDGRPIANLRIATSETWRDRNSGERKEKTEWHTVVVFNEGLCKVVEQYVKKGAKLYIEGQLQTRKWQDQNGNDRYSTEVVLQGFNSTLTMLDGRGEGGGDRRGGSDFGGSANYGGGAPSYDDYGSQPSSGGGSRGGASSNFSRDMDDDIPF from the coding sequence ATGGCAGGCAGCGTCAACAAGGTAATCCTGATCGGGAACGTCGGCGCGGATCCCGAGATCCGCCGTACCCAGGACGGCCGCCCGATCGCCAACCTGCGCATTGCGACCTCCGAAACCTGGCGCGACCGCAATTCCGGCGAGCGCAAGGAGAAGACGGAGTGGCACACCGTCGTCGTTTTCAATGAAGGCCTGTGCAAGGTTGTTGAGCAATACGTCAAGAAGGGCGCCAAACTCTACATCGAAGGTCAGCTTCAGACACGCAAGTGGCAGGATCAGAACGGCAACGACCGCTACTCGACCGAAGTGGTGCTGCAGGGCTTCAACTCCACCCTCACCATGCTCGACGGGCGCGGCGAGGGCGGCGGTGACCGCCGTGGCGGCTCTGACTTCGGCGGCAGCGCGAATTATGGCGGCGGTGCGCCGAGCTACGATGACTACGGCTCGCAGCCGTCTTCCGGCGGAGGAAGCCGCGGCGGCGCGTCGTCGAATTTTTCGCGCGACATGGACGACGATATTCCGTTCTGA
- a CDS encoding MarC family protein: MYDFELVVNALTTMLVTLDPPGLAPIFLGLTVGMNRAERKQVALRGSIIAFVILATFAVFGAGILGLLGISIAAFRIAGGLLLFTIAFEMVFERRQERKEKTSEVAITKDHIRNIAVFPLALPLIAGPGAISATILLSGSLSSPMGRAALIAVIALCVAVVYVTLYVAERVDRYLGVTGRAILTRLLGVILAALAVQFVVDGARAAFVI; the protein is encoded by the coding sequence ATGTACGATTTCGAATTGGTCGTCAATGCGCTCACAACCATGCTTGTGACGCTCGATCCGCCGGGGCTTGCGCCGATCTTCCTGGGCCTGACGGTTGGAATGAACCGCGCTGAACGCAAGCAGGTGGCTTTGCGCGGTTCCATCATCGCCTTCGTAATCCTCGCCACTTTCGCCGTCTTTGGCGCCGGGATACTCGGCTTGCTCGGCATATCCATTGCCGCTTTCCGCATCGCCGGCGGCCTTCTCCTCTTCACCATTGCCTTCGAAATGGTGTTCGAGCGCCGACAGGAGCGGAAGGAGAAGACCTCGGAAGTGGCAATCACCAAGGATCACATCCGCAACATCGCGGTGTTTCCCCTCGCCTTGCCGCTGATCGCCGGGCCAGGTGCCATTTCCGCTACGATCCTGCTGTCGGGGTCGCTCTCCTCGCCCATGGGCCGCGCGGCGCTGATCGCCGTTATCGCGCTTTGCGTCGCCGTCGTCTACGTGACGCTCTACGTCGCAGAACGGGTCGACCGGTACCTTGGCGTAACCGGCCGCGCGATCCTGACGCGCCTGCTGGGGGTAATTCTCGCGGCGCTGGCGGTGCAGTTCGTCGTCGATGGCGCTCGGGCGGCTTTCGTGATCTGA